The window GGTGGCGGCGTCCAGCGATTCGAGTGTGGGTTCGTCCGGCCACATGGCGTGGCGGAACCCCGTGCCCACCCGACGCCCGTCGTCGAGCACCGGGGCCCCGGCCATGATCCGGGCAGCGTGTGCTGCGCTCGTGGCGTGTCCCAGCGCTTGACGCTGGGACCCCAGCGCCCACTGGACGGTGTGCACGTGGTGGTCCCACAGCCCCGGCACCAGCCAACCGCCGTCGGCGTCGAGGACCACGCCGGTTCGCGGCAGTGCGCGCGCCGGCGCGATGTCGACGATCGCACCGGCGCGCAGGTGCACGTCGACCAGGTCGCCGCCGAACGGGTCGGTGCGGTCGGCGCCGGTCAGATGCGCGTTCGCGACCACCGTGACCTGTTCGCCCACGCCGGGGTTCATGCGCGGCCCGGGCGGGCGTCGAGCGCGCGCTGCATCTCGTCGGCCAGTCGAGGGTCGGCGTAGGGGCTCGACCCGGCATCCAACTCGGCGATGATCGTCTCCACCACCTCGTCGGGGCGGTTCTGACTCAGTTTGCGCTTGGCGACCACGCGCGTCGGCGTGAGCCGGAACCCGACGGTGCCCTTCTCGAGGCGGTGGATGAAGTCTGCGTCGTTCGGCCGCTCCCACATGAGCCGCGGCTGCGACATCCCGCTTTCGAAGCGGGCGACCAGCCGGTCGAGCACGGCGAGGTTCTCCTCCGGCGAGAGCAGTTCGGGCACGCCGCTGAGGTGCACGGAGACGAAGTTCCACGTCGGCACTGCGGCGACATCGCCGTACCAGCCGGGCGAGATGTA is drawn from Microbacterium sp. zg-B96 and contains these coding sequences:
- a CDS encoding FMN-binding negative transcriptional regulator; the protein is MRQNPSFAMTDVAELRRLIDENPWMTLVSGTPDGLVASHYAVLLDDTRDDLTVVAHMGKPDDLIHGLGERELLVVAQGPHGYISPGWYGDVAAVPTWNFVSVHLSGVPELLSPEENLAVLDRLVARFESGMSQPRLMWERPNDADFIHRLEKGTVGFRLTPTRVVAKRKLSQNRPDEVVETIIAELDAGSSPYADPRLADEMQRALDARPGRA